In a genomic window of Quercus lobata isolate SW786 chromosome 4, ValleyOak3.0 Primary Assembly, whole genome shotgun sequence:
- the LOC115986063 gene encoding SKP1-like protein 1A yields MSNQSENPNPTSSSTKITLKTSDNELFEVEEAVAMKFCTVKQYFDDENNNSITSGASTTMIPLPNVESHPLAILITYCKKYLKIKANNADNKKETEKDMEQYEQELLRKVMPQELTELILTAYYLNFKEALDFFCRAVASAIQNKSVEYVRKFFGLESDFEPGEEEKLREEFAWSFEGVDEY; encoded by the coding sequence ATGTCGAACCAAAGCGAAAACCCAAACCCCACTTCAAGTTCAACCAAGATAACCCTAAAAACCTCAGACAATGAACTATTTGAGGTCGAAGAAGCTGTGGCCATGAAGTTCTGCACTGTCAAGCAGTATTTTGATGACGAAAACAACAACAGCATCACCAGTGGCGCTTCCACCACCATGATCCCTCTTCCAAACGTGGAAAGCCACCCGCTCGCCATACTCATCACCTACTGCAAGAAATATCTCAAGATCAAGGCCAATAACGCTGACAACAAGAAAGAGACGGAGAAAGATATGGAGCAGTACGAGCAAGAATTGTTGAGGAAGGTGATGCCTCAAGAACTCACCGAACTTATACTCACCGCGTACTACCTCAACTTCAAGGAGGCCTTGGATTTCTTCTGCCGGGCCGTGGCTAGTGCAATCCAGAACAAGAGTGTCGAGTATGTTCGCAAGTTCTTTGGTCTGGAGAGTGATTTCGAGCCAGGAGAGGAGGAGAAGCTTCGCGAGGAGTTTGCTTGGTCTTTCGAGGGTGTAGACGAGTATTGA